A genomic region of Romboutsia lituseburensis contains the following coding sequences:
- a CDS encoding replication/maintenance protein RepL, whose amino-acid sequence MSATIRKINQMIEKTTIDENGNKLKTETNTVYSFQNEPPYVKMYLDTILYLKDLPKGHNPILMAILKRLPWANQDQDIALNAGIKRKIATEVGCSVSKVNNAITDLVKGDVLFRTEVGVYKVNPHLFGRGEWNDIAKLRLEVTFDSNGKTILGTIEKNSKI is encoded by the coding sequence ATGAGTGCAACTATTAGAAAAATTAACCAGATGATAGAAAAAACAACTATTGATGAAAATGGCAATAAATTAAAAACTGAAACAAATACAGTTTATTCATTCCAAAATGAACCACCATATGTAAAAATGTATTTAGATACAATTCTCTACTTAAAAGACCTTCCAAAAGGTCATAATCCAATATTAATGGCAATTTTAAAAAGATTACCTTGGGCAAATCAAGACCAAGATATTGCTTTAAATGCTGGAATTAAAAGAAAAATTGCAACAGAGGTTGGTTGCTCCGTTTCTAAAGTTAATAATGCAATAACAGACCTTGTAAAAGGCGATGTTTTATTTAGAACAGAAGTTGGTGTTTATAAAGTAAATCCTCATTTATTCGGAAGAGGAGAATGGAATGATATTGCAAAATTAAGGCTTGAGGTAACTTTTGATTCAAATGGAAAAACTATTTTAGGAACTATTGAGAAAAATTCTAAAATATAG